The Leishmania panamensis strain MHOM/PA/94/PSC-1 chromosome 32 sequence genome window below encodes:
- a CDS encoding heat shock protein Hsp20, putative (TriTrypDB/GeneDB-style sysID: LpmP.32.2390), translating into MSTEEQQVMQDSTHAPAKTSLKNKANSYYYWHSHEKERAKVGDVAPMPTPHLVSKNDSSTVVAPVVPTVSVSKYSWCDGDQFVSVYIDTVVVEGGTLDESSIEATFTGNSFKVTFTTADETGRAHAKGLSIQLSKRIDKDRSSAKVKPKTQQILVRLAKKVESVWLDLEGNASDRDSAADEEATDDE; encoded by the coding sequence ATGTCGACTGAGGAGCAACAAGTCATGCAGGACTCCACGCACGCTCCTGCCAAGACCTCCTTGAAGAACAAGGCGAACTCGTACTATTATTGGCACAGCCATGAAAAGGAGCGGGCAAAGGTTGGCGATGTTGCGCCGATGCCAACGCCGCATCTCGTCTCTAAGAACGATTCGTCGACCGTGGTTGCGCCCGTTGTGCCGACGGTGTCTGTGTCGAAGTACAGCTGGTGTGACGGGGACCAGTTCGTGTCTGTGTACATCGACACCGTCGTGGTGGAGGGCGGAACCCTGGACGAGAGCTCGATCGAGGCGACCTTCACCGGCAACTCCTTCAAGGTGACATTCACTACTGCAGATGAGACGGGGAGGGCGCACGCGAAGGGCCTCTCCATCCAGCTGTCGAAGCGGATCGACAAAGACAGGAGTTCGGCAAAGGTGAAGCCAAAGACGCAGCAAATTTTGGTGAGACTGGCAAAGAAGGTGGAAAGTGTGTGGCTTGATCTGGAGGGAAATGCGAGTGACCGTGACTCGGCAGCCGACGAGGAGGCCACGGATGACGAGTGA
- a CDS encoding membrane associated protein-like protein (TriTrypDB/GeneDB-style sysID: LpmP.32.2400.A~disrupted due to non-sequenced internal amino acid repeat) has product EEQRLARAARESLEHAIASVEERETVERAKLAREAQEIFATLYGKLMMSWQGMVMGTRSPSESRTMVFPAVTTSNDDSGWGEDDEFEEINMSHFKREVYSPHRGSSYGAVYPSTPLSTLSGCTQLQTPASAQRDAPMTRRTHTPSATPLPGAQGVGVVATAATVLDRQARGVGFRKKSPPVRVATGSAALTPVHQSHGCISRSSSLSIPYSAAANPSLARPRPRPAAPQSVFSSPGAAGKQPKRQVQIEDDDKWDDDW; this is encoded by the coding sequence CTGAGGAGCAGCGTCTTGCACGTGCGGCGAGAGAGAGTCTGGAGCATGCAATTGCTTCAgtggaggaaagagaaactgTGGAGCGGGCCAAATTAGCGAGGGAGGCGCAGGAGATATTCGCAACGCTCTACGGGAAGTTGATGATGAGTTGGCAGGGGATGGTGATGGGGACGCGTAGTCCCTCTGAAAGCCGTACTATGGTGTTTCCTGCGGTGACTACGAGTAATGATGATAGTGGTTGGGGGGAGGATGACGAATTTGAGGAGATCAACATGTCTCACTTTAAAAGGGAGGTGTATTCTCCGCATAGGGGGTCGAGTTACGGCGCTGTGTACCCATCAACGCCATTATCTACTCTCTCTGGCTGTACTCAATTACAGACACCGGCGTCTGCCCAACGCGATGCTCCGATGACACGTAGGACGCACACGCCGtcggcaacgccgctgccgggtGCGCAAGGGGTCGgagtggtggcgacggcagctACCGTTCTGGACCGTCAGGCACGCGGAGTAGGTTTTCGTAAGAAGTCGCCACCTGTGCGAGTGGCAActggcagcgcggcgctcaCGCCCGTACACCAATCTCACGGTTGTATcagccgaagcagcagtCTGAGCATCCCttacagcgccgccgccaatCCTTCTCTTGCCAGGCCCAGACCTCGACCTGCCGCACCGCAGAGCGTCTTCTCGAGCCCTGGCGCGGCGGGAAAGCAGCCGAAACGCCAGGTGCAAATCGAAGACGATGACAAATGGGATGATGATTGGTAg
- a CDS encoding membrane associated protein-like protein (TriTrypDB/GeneDB-style sysID: LpmP.32.2400.B~disrupted due to non-sequenced internal amino acid repeat): protein MWGFLSDVRESVRQVVAPSPGVSNAASAAVPSVTSTTTNLREMDFEGAVDQVTTGLLRLWRKVDQTASKVLRQAFDGAFSPREEAVPRLFTLTAEALASLPQDELLDIIRDAISQTNDRMHQALNEANFLLSLGIEEQIAHTNDYTGCYEWWDRTVNRRLIVCQDLLQARFTNTSSTQKQLSTVMALRAQMAAIRAASTQPMAAIAARGRLLEDERYDLLQSLPAILPTEGSMHPAPVPPQALDYTLSADDHDIHLPHSQPTPTHSVESVGTAIQHEPYKSPFHPLNTSTPPAPPTSQHDANTVILKGCTLSSSATQLPSEHASLLPVLHSTEE from the coding sequence ATGTGGGGCTTTCTGAGCGATGTACGTGAGTCGGTGCGTCAAGTAGTGGCGCCTTCTCCGGGTGTGAGCAACGCAGCTAGCGCCGCCGTCCCCAGCGTCACATCCACGACGACGAACTTGAGGGAGATGGACTTTGAGGGCGCCGTGGACCAAGTGACAACCGGGTTGCTCCGCTTGTGGCGCAAGGTTGACCAGACGGCCAGCAAGGTCCTTCGCCAAGCCTTCGACGGAGCCTTCTCGCCTCGGGAAGAGGCGGTTCCGCGACTTTTTACCCTAACGGCAGAGGCACTCGCATCCTTGCCGCAGGACGAGCTCTTGGATATCATCAGAGACGCCATCTCGCAGACAAATGATCGCATGCATCAGGCCCTCAACGAGGCCAACTTCCTCTTGAGCCTCGGCATTGAGGAGCAAATTGCGCACACGAACGACTACACGGGGTGCTATGAGTGGTGGGATCGCACAGTAAACCGCCGTCTTATCGTCTGCCAAGATTTACTGCAGGCCCGCTTCACCAACACCTCTTCCACACAGAAGCAATTATCTACCGTCATGGCCCTACGCGCACAAATGGCGGCCATtcgcgccgcctccacacaGCCCATGGCCGCTATCGCCGCTCGCGGCCGCCTACTAGAAGACGAGCGCTACGACTTGCTCCAATCTCTTCCCGCCATTCTCCCCACCGAAGGAAGCATGCACCCAGCACCTGTCCCTCCCCAGGCACTCGATTACACGTTGTCCGCTGATGACCACGACATTCACTTGCCGCATAGTCAACCCACTCCTACACATTCAGTGGAAAGCGTGGGCACGGCTATACAACATGAGCCCTACAAGTCTCCGTTTCACCCATTGAACACTTCAACcccacctgctcctccgaCTTCCCAACATGACGCAAACACTGTGATACTCAAAGGCTGTACACTCAGCTCTTCTGCAACACAACTCCCCTCCGAACATGCTTCCCTCTTACCAGTGCTGCATTCCACAGAGGAG
- a CDS encoding hypothetical protein (TriTrypDB/GeneDB-style sysID: LpmP.32.2410), whose protein sequence is MLCSTRVLLASTAKGYMNRVMVYAHRRRKARYLAPKNAHVRSPLANKMPEEYGNTWDPRSGVEWHNRMRNRNHYRHWPWARWTDDPVRFHQDSVSRRTVSASSTVANTGTPEWNYYAEVGQAYETPSHFPLSYTAPFIYQYTAQCWSREDLQLYLERIEQNSGLRTIADVVSMKETLYTWWHSAAMDTVPLGVLQHLELVSCDIVAQNTRKSYRIEQHERGILRTREMERYYALPYLSGPAMPVQLTQPSGEYPNGKYTLMMDGVEIHPLQRPDARYTHNMYPA, encoded by the coding sequence ATGCTCTGCAGTACTCGCGTCTTGCTGGCCTCCACAGCCAAGGGGTACATGAATCGTGTCATGGTGTACGCCCATCGTCGCCGAAAGGCCCGCTACCTGGCTCCCAAAAATGCACATGTCCGCTCGCCACTGGCGAATAAGATGCCCGAGGAGTACGGAAACACCTGGGAcccccgcagcggcgtcgagTGGCACAATCGCATGCGCAACCGAAACCATTATCGGCACTGGCCCTGGGCTCGCTGGACCGACGACCCAGTTCGCTTTCACCAGGATAGCGTTTCTCGCCGCACTGTGTCGGCCTCCAGCACTGTGGCGAACACTGGCACACCGGAGTGGAATTACTACGCGGAGGTCGGTCAGGCGTATGAGACGCCGTCGCACTTTCCGCTCTCCTATACAGCGCCGTTTATTTACCAATACACGGCACAGTGCTGGTCGCGCGAGGACCTGCAGCTGTACCTTGAGCGTATTGAACAGAACTCTGGCCTCCGTACTATTGCCGACGTAGTATCCATGAAAGAGACACTGTACACGTGGTGGCATAGCGCCGCCATGGACACCGTCCCGCtgggggtgctgcagcacctggaGCTGGTCTCGTGCGACATTGTTGCCCAGAACACGCGCAAGTCCTACCGCATCGAGCAGCACGAACGTGGCATCCTGCGCACGCGTGAAATGGAGCGGTACTACGCTTTGCCGTACCTGAGTGGCCCCGCTATGCCAGTGCAGCTCACGCAGCCATCTGGCGAGTATCCCAATGGCAAGTACACACTAATGATGGACGGTGTGGAGATCCATCCGCTGCAGAGGCCGGATGCGCGATACACGCACAACATGTACCCCGCATGA
- a CDS encoding sphingosine-1-phosphate phosphatase, putative (TriTrypDB/GeneDB-style sysID: LpmP.32.2420) — translation MFVTTSMPSTHFAPPASAPDFTPVASPPLPKTASMRGSTAHEGVSATVAHTGGGRNNINNGGTASGACHSRSSGAGPSPRGGGDPTGKGTASGETSPKPLSIVAEVLGREENKLPALTVSSESLDKEASQGDHTVKSAVTISTTAMPPTAVSNAVPVALRTVRENLVQWHRPLRQVAFREWYISCYCNEQQVRWIEKIQHMCDPLQPLLVRYFQLWSLTGEAEFYTLLIPTMIWLGTPLSGVKISSLLCVGQYVTGTMKDFFCCPRPPCPPLQLHGKRDTHDKEYGFPSTHSCHSGVFSFFLYCELVYVFPNHAFLCCLAAVYYFANVSFSRIYLGMHWIGDVIGGYVVAFLTIVFHIAFLDRWEAYILERTDTPWWAYVLVYVTLHLLSMAHATPRDPCPCYIDSLRFTGAIVGSTLGFWSFYSIYGTLAARPKPDHLFDVVFSFNFLLQWVVCITIVLASKELSSLTAGFVLKVVFKFVSGAYAARLPRPLQEPYLVMAKVIGLTTLGNERESQSNIPLTAHNSVRQHCSFNDDCLQDGKAATAACNRNTPSPRIDIEAAERPDGYLNSQQVWSLRTHRHWWLWDVHRRTVSYIVTGFVASFVCQVLLREGFGVGHELADHTAHYLRPLLPSPE, via the coding sequence ATGTTTGTCACGACATCGATGCCCAGCACCCACTTCGCTCCCCCTGCCTCTGCTCCGGACTTCACGCCGGTGGCATCGCCGCCATTACCTAAGACGGCATCGATGCGCGGGAGCACAGCTCACGAAGGCGTTTCTGCCACCGTCGCACAcactggcggtggcagaaATAACATTAACAATGGTGGCACTGCCAGTGGTGCGTGTcacagcaggagcagcggtgctggaccTTCTccacgcggcggcggcgacccAACCGGCAAAGGCACTGCTAGTGGAGAGACGAGCCCAAAGCCGCTGAGCATCGTAGCGGAAGTCCTCGGTagagaggagaacaaacTGCCTGCTCTCACGGTAAGCTCAGAAAGCCTTGATAAGGAGGCTTCCCAAGGAGACCACACTGTCAAGTCTGCAGTGACGATTTCCACGACCGCCATGCCTCCAACCGCAGTTTCGAACGCGGTGCCGGTTGCGTTGAGAACGGTGCGCGAGAACCTCGTGCAGTGGCACCGCCCACTGCGACAGGTTGCGTTTCGCGAGTGGTACATCTCCTGCTACTGTAacgagcagcaggtgcggtGGATCGAGAAGATTCAGCATATGTGCGatccgctgcagccgctgcttgtGCGGTACTTTCAGTTGTGGAGCCTCACTGGCGAGGCCGAGTTCTACACGCTGCTCATTCCGACGATGATTTGGCTTGGCACGCCGTTGAGCGGCGTGAAAATTTCCTCACTGCTATGCGTGGGACAGTACGTGACTGGCACCATGAAAGACTTTTTCTGCTGCCCACGTCCGCCATGCCCACCGCTTCAGCTGCACGGCAAGCGCGACACTCACGACAAGGAGTACGGATTCCCAAGCACCCACTCTTGTCATAGTGgcgtcttctccttctttctgTACTGTGAGCTGGTATACGTCTTCCCTAATCACGCTTTTCTGTGCTGTCTGGCAGCTGTCTACTACTTTGCGAACGTCAGCTTCTCGCGCATCTATCTGGGCATGCACTGGATCGGTGACGTGATCGGTGGCTACGTGGTGGCCTTTCTTACTATCGTCTTTCACATCGCCTTCCTCGATCGATGGGAGGCCTACATCCTAGAGCGTACAGACACGCCGTGGTGGGCGTATGTACTTGTGTACGTCACCCTGCACCTGCTCTCCATGGCCCACGCCACCCCTCGTGACCCGTGCCCGTGCTACATTGATAGTCTGCGCTTTACCGGTGCGATAGTGGGCTCGACACTTGGTTTCTGGAGTTTCTACTCGATCTACGGCACCCTGGCGGCACGCCCAAAGCCGGATCACCTGTTCGACGTAGTCTTCTCCTTCAACTTTCTGCTTCAGTGGGTCGTGTGCATCACCATCGTCTTAGCCAGCAAGGAGCTCTCGTCGCTCACTGCCGGTTTTGTACTGAAGGTGGTCTTCAAGTTCGTGTCGGGCGCGTACGCGGCGCGGTTGCCCAGACCCCTTCAGGAGCCCTACTTAGTTATGGCAAAGGTGATCGGGCTGACCACGCTTGGGAACGAGCGAGAGTCGCAGTCCAACATCCCTCTCACCGCTCACAATTCCGTCAGGCAGCACTGTAGCTTCAACGACGACTGTCTCCAGGACGGAAaagccgccactgccgcctgcAACAGGAACACGCCAAGCCCACGCATAGATATAGAAGCGGCTGAGAGACCGGACGGGTACTTGAATAGTCAGCAAGTATGGTCTCTCCGCACCCACCGTCACTGGTGGCTCTGGGAtgtgcacaggcgcaccgTTTCGTACATAGTCACTGGCTTCGTGGCCAGCTTTGTATGCCAGGTGCTTTTGCGGGAAGGGTTTGGGGTTGGCCACGAGCTTGCCGATCACACGGCACATTATCTGCGGCCGCTACTACCGTCGCCAGAGTGA
- a CDS encoding hypothetical protein (TriTrypDB/GeneDB-style sysID: LpmP.32.2430) — MSHQPSSAEELYELVCALQKEQQLTHVDLRTVQRRTEALRQELQRQQELIAEEQARQEELAAKLTQGCVERRLAEAHARGVARASADAAQELCFERRAFVQKCHDYVLSVGKGPTDRGRFDLLLLPSKGTILSTATDGSCSGTFTTAAVEAGREASFLPAAAVHQLLLSLSKKLTRCVEVGATAVLAPLNVPSTVTLTTEERSREKPADRRPSAVQWSTATVVATLMAARITTTNPHRPSSAHVMEGSVGSAADGQRSPHEKKRIGFAPASCFERVTTVPAANVNRGTSQAHPAEGSPSTANNAAVMLPPANIATDCSNRPAHACLRSGSRPRTQRPSGHFTVRLASRSATLVAEAAALGAKRQRSSEAAKITQSSPPKAARADGDKGASTCTVPQCANVTAALAPTYTNDRDHLVSSVDLPLLRSAETQGNGNGRSSRRSVWTWTRGTTYGD, encoded by the coding sequence ATGTCTCACCAACCCAGCTCTGCGGAGGAGCTGTACGAACTCGTTTGTGCTctgcagaaggagcagcaACTGACGCACGTCGACCTCCGCACGGTGCAACGACGCACCGAGGCGCTACGGCAGGAGCTGCAACGTCAGCAGGAACTCATTGCCGAAGAGCAGGCGAGGCAAGAGGAGCTCGCCGCGAAGCTCACGCAAGGTTGTGTCGAGCGCCGACTTGCGGAGGCGCACGCGAGAGGAGTTGCACGCGCCAGTGCGGATGCGGCGCAGGAGCTGTGCTTTGAGAGGCGGGCATTTGTGCAAAAGTGCCACGACTACGTTCTCTCGGTTGGGAAAGGGCCAACTGATCGTGGGCGGTTCGACTTACTCCTTCTGCCAAGCAAAGGCACAATTCTTTCCACCGCTACAGATGGGTCGTGCTCAGGGACCTTCACTACTGCGGCAGTTGAGGCAGGCCGCGAGGCGTCGTTCCTgccggctgcggctgtgcatCAATTGCTCCTCTCGCTGAGCAAAAAACTGACGCGGTGTGTCGAGGTTGGCGCAACAGCGGTGCTCGCTCCACTCAACGTTCCATCTACAGTGACACTAACGACGGAGGAACGTTCAAGGGAGAAGCCTGCTGACCGCCGCCCTTCCGCCGTGCAATGGTCGACCGCAACAGTGGTGGCCACCTTGATGGCTGCACGTATCACTACCACAAACCCCCACCGTCCATCATCAGCACACGTGATGGAGGGGAGTGTGggtagcgctgctgatggccAAAGAAGCCCCCATGAAAAGAAACGCATCGGCTTTGCGCCGGCGAGTTGCTTCGAGCGAGTGACGACAGTGCCCGCCGCCAACGTGAACCGCGGAACGAGCCAAGCGCACCCAGCGGAGGGATCACCATCTACTGCCAACAACGCAGCAGTGATGCTGCCGCCTGCTAATATAGCGACTGATTGCAGCAATCGTCCCGCGCATGCCTGCCTGAGGAGTGGAtcacgcccacgcacgcaAAGGCCTAGCGGCCACTTCACCGTCCGACTTGCCTCGCGCTCTGCGACGCTCGTTGCTGAGGCCGCAGCCCTTGGGGCAAAGCGGCAGCGTTCTTCCGAAGCTGCGAAAATCACCCAGTCATCACCTCCGaaagcagcaagagcagaCGGCGATAAGGGGGCTTCTACCTGCACTGTGCCACAGTGCGCCAATGTCACCGCTGCGTTGGCGCCCACGTACACTAACGACCGTGACCACCTTGTTTCCTCCGTAGACTTACCGTTGCTGCGCTCCGCCGAGACTCAGGGAAACGGCAACGGTAGATCAAGTCGACGCTCAGTGTGGACGTGGACGCGTGGGACGACGTATGGTGACTGA
- a CDS encoding hypothetical protein (TriTrypDB/GeneDB-style sysID: LpmP.32.2440): MSWVRVKCSDGHSYAAPSHGRSIPKLDGMARLFQAPFSLRQLHTFTTLSNNAPTVSGWGSSDLCGILGTDESVNSCIMVDQRDLGDHLGLTTVAVGDEGDTELVESPSLRLLLDRVFAVLISTNGGGVQVLLDALCTRAPPPLTAVARVEAAIVHEDDGGRRVRPELWLARTRGVGSTLQDTSCSVSASSNQQFLVRLSQDCSAVGDAARDAERLSLQPPPSNMAAVTLSNHAARAPPQVVSTLTNALPGHPSSAFSELPKSPSLVTRSPLSYAAALRRRSLLFFLPQGVVPLSVLGIHLELSTRVVKCQRRAAKPAPFTGGANPQTTLGTCTGGASIATDGAARSLYAVLLEGLRHVRIGPVRTGGAPKSDCASCTSTRCCCCAALLHCVSHLRRQSGRLLAKSSSWAAVARTAEESGRVLVWAIARLLAGSERLMSAHQATDLTRLILYDLWADKDSHGAEGTATEADGAAPSMLQTGMTPLVAVYSPSGLLFASARFSMLLSHEEQVLLSAAAIDRLARYAAPRSSVRSHASTPAADALSWTSWPMRVGEAAGMLAGAVVMDVLLITVGDALAFCLAFPRAPFSASVPPTASILSVLSLLESTVAKARSQAKAPSAMTTASLAPALVFACTHSTAPYTPTFHDSLFAVTALEDALDTSKTTSAGESADSAAGGLVGVAQHLHQLVLREASQSRLSSGPGAGATVDNAPSFVTGAASTPHQASMGTAVEESTSRNRTDKAVRGPSGVSSALHKIFSCLPLPPNDSNRGVASSRQRYITAAQQQSAAYLNQSRKGGHLSSLVPVANTSMLQSSNPYTAFLLAMPLEEMLCYVSALVTRNELGTLRSSYELGLHSFFFLQRPAVAAAAKHRCAGSAKVSGSRPHKRKNAVAQQLALPARFGISFSRFRLQQSPCTHAVIPEEWADAHGAPDRSGGRLTFFEDPSLLLQLNAHGVSLAGRTLDEDSGNYEGCEASPEDADQRPNETSSRDASLETQVSVVPVWTLLQAAPDESLGDGELSGSDTETSDSDSAAAADGFHGVHRSVPPSVDEDAQLVTSLHYAYPQRLHCRRAAPLLVTAKLSTISPVIQDASSSTTPHLQSSAYPPQVHATYARSAKSKQERATEVLCHVEAIVSICGDITGIHQSIVMKALQRHALSSSAEAQLTSGNPQHGSGEGSASSAAVTPDSLPAEWEYAADAPHKMADLCREVVWCQEAALALLEGASCLT, encoded by the coding sequence ATGTCATGGGTTCGTGTCAAGTGCAGTGATGGACATAGCTACGCAGCTCCCTCTCACGGACGGTCTATTCCAAAGCTCGATGGAATGGCGAGGCTCTTTCAGGCCCCATTTTCCCTTCGGCAGCTACATACCTTCACCACACTGAGCAACAATGCCCCTACCGTCTCTGgctggggcagcagcgacttaTGTGGCATTCTTGGCACGGATGAGAGCGTGAACTCGTGCATCATGGTTGATCAACGCGACTTGGGCGACCATCTTGGTCTCACGACGGTCGCCGTTGGTGACGAGGGAGACACAGAGCTGGTGGAGTCACCTTCACTGCGACTCCTGCTCGATCGTGTATTTGCCGTGCTTATCAGCACAAACGGAGGTGGCGTGCAGGTGCTATTGGACGCACTCTGTACccgcgcaccgccgccgctgacggcagtggcgaggGTTGAAGCCGCTATCGTGCATGAGGATGATGGTGGGCGACGTGTGCGACCTGAGCTGTGGCTCGCGCGCACGCGAGGGGTGGGCAGCACTCTGCAGGACACCTCCTGCAGTGTCAGCGCCTCATCGAATCAACAGTTCCTGGTTAGGCTTAGTCAGGACTGCTCCGCCGTCGGGGATGCAGCCCGGGATGCAGAAAGGCTGTCCCTGCAGCCGCCCCCTTCGAATATGGCGGCCGTAACACTGTCGAACCAtgcagcacgcgcaccaccacaggtGGTATCCACTCTTACCAATGCGCTGCCTGGGCATCCATCAAGCGCATTCTCCGAATTACCAAAGTCCCCCTCACTAGTGACCCGCTCTCCCCTGAGCTACGCCGCTGCGTTGCGCCGTCGCTCGTTACTGTTCTTTCTACCGCAAGGTGTTGTGCCACTGAGCGTGCTAGGGATTCACCTTGAGCTCTCCACGCGAGTAGTGAAGTGTCAGCGGAGGGCAGCCAAACCCGCACCCTTCACTGGTGGGGCCAACCCTCAAACAACGCTAGGCACCTGTACAGGAGGTGCTTCTATCGCTACCGATGGTGCTGCACGATCGCTTTACGCCGTTCTTCTCGAAGGTCTAAGGCACGTGCGCATCGGCCCTGTACGGACGGGAGGGGCTCCCAAGAGCGACTGCGCCTCTTGCACGTCCACGcgatgttgctgctgtgcggcgctgctgcactgtgTTTCGCACTTGCGACGACAGAGTGGTAGGCTTCTCGCAAAGAGCTCCAGCTGGGCCGCTGTGGCACGCACAGCTGAGGAGAGTGGCAGGGTGTTGGTGTGGGCAATTGCGCGCTTGCTCGCAGGGAGCGAGAGGCTGATGAGCGCGCACCAGGCCACAGATCTGACGCGCCTCATCTTGTATGACCTTTGGGCTGATAAAGACTCGCATGGCGCCGAGGGGACGGCCACTGAGGCGGACGGTGCCGCACCATCAATGTTGCAAACAGGCATGACGCCTCTTGTGGCTGTTTACTCGCCATCTGGCCTGCTCTTTGCCTCTGCAAGGTTCTCGATGTTGCTCAGCCACGAGGAGCAGGTTCTGCtctcggctgctgcgatCGACCGTTTGGCTCGCTACGCGGCGCCTCGCTCTTCTGTCAGGTCTCATGCAAGTACGCCAGCCGCCGATGCGCTCAGCTGGACATCCTGGCCAATGCGCGTGGGTGAGGCCGCTGGCATGTTAGCcggtgcggtggtgatggacgTGCTTCTCATCACTGTTGGCGACGCCTTGGCTTTTTGTCTAGCCTTTCCGCGTGCACCATTCTCGGCATCTGTGCCACCAACGGCATCCATTCTATCAGTGCTGTCGCTTCTCGAGTCCACCGTGGCAAAAGCCCGTTCTCAAGCCAAAGCGCCTTCGGCAATGACGACTGCATCGCTCGCGCCCGCGCTTGTGTTTGCCTGTACGCACAGCACTGCCCCTTACACACCAACTTTTCACGATTCTCTTTTTGCTGTGACAGCACTTGAGGATGCACTGGACACGTCGAAGACGACGTCGGCAGGCGAGTCAGCCGACTCGGCAGCTGGAGGGCTGGTGGGCGTCGCGCAACACCTGCACCAGTTGGTTTTGCGAGAGGCCTCCCAGTCGAGGCTGTCGAGTGGACCGGGCGCCGGTGCCACGGTGGATAATGCACCGAGTTTCGTTACCGGCGCGGCATCGACACCACATCAAGCGAGCATGGGCACTGCGGTAGAGGAGAGCACCTCCAGGAATAGGACTGACAAAGCTGTACGGGGTCCGAGTGGCGTGTCAAGTGCACTTCACAAGATCTTCTCGTGCCTTCCGCTGCCTCCCAATGATTCAAATAGAGGCGTCGCCTCCTCGAGGCAACGGTACATcaccgccgcgcagcagcaatccGCGGCTTACTTAAATCAGTCGAGGAAAGGAGGGCATCTGTCGTCGCTGGTACCGGTGGCAAATACGAGTATGCTACAGAGCAGCAATCCATACACCGCTTTTCTGCTGGCCATGCCGCTTGAGGAGATGCTATGCTACGTCTCTGCCCTCGTCACCCGTAATGAGCTAGGCACGCTGCGGTCAAGCTATGAGCTGGGGCTGCACTCGTTCTTCTTTCTACAGCGgccggcagtggcagcggcagcaaagcACCGATGCGCTGGATCTGCTAAGGTGTCAGGGTCACGACCACACAAGAGGAAGAAcgctgtcgcgcagcagctaGCACTGCCAGCGCGGTTCGGCATATCGTTTTCACGATTTCGCTTGCAGCAGTCGCCTTGTACTCACGCTGTCATACCGGAGGAATGGGCAGACGCGCATGGCGCTCCAGATCGATCTGGCGGTCGACTAACCTTCTTTGAGGacccatcgctgctgctgcagctcaaCGCGCATGGTGTGTCACTCGCAGGGCGCACTCTAGACGAGGACAGTGGGAACTATGAAGGCTGTGAGGCCTCCCCCGAAGACGCCGACCAGCGGCCGAACGAGACCTCTTCAAGGGACGCCTCGCTAGAGACGCAGGTATCCGTGGTTCCCGTGTGGACACTTCTACAGGCTGCACCTGATGAGTCGTTGGGGGACGGAGAGCTCAGTGGCTCGGACACAGAGACGAGCGACTCAGactcagctgccgccgccgatggttTCCATGGAGTTCATAGGTCCGTTCCACCCAGCGTCGACGAAGACGCGCAGCTGGTTACCTCGCTTCATTACGCTTATCCGCAACGtctccactgccgcagggCGGCGCCTTTATTGGTAACGGCAAAGCTTTCCACAATTTCACCTGTCATTCAGGATGCATCGTCCTCCACTACACCGCATCTACAATCATCCGCCTACCCACCACAGGTTCACGCCACTTACGCTCGAAGCGCGAAGTCGAAGCAAGAGCGTGCTACCGAGGTATTGTGCCATGTGGAGGCGATTGTGAGCATCTGCGGCGACATTACGGGAATACATCAGAGCATAGTGatgaaggcgctgcagcgccatgcgCTCTCTAGCTCAGCTGAGGCACAGCTTACGAGTGGGAATCCCCaacacggcagcggcgagggcTCCGCGTCATCCGCTGCTGTGACACCTGACAGCCTTCCAGCAGAGTGGGAGTacgctgctgatgctccGCACAAGATGGCGGATTTGTGTCGCGAGGTTGTGTGGTGTCAGGAGGCGgccttggcgctgctggaggggGCTTCGTGCCTCACATAG